A region of Salvelinus alpinus chromosome 6, SLU_Salpinus.1, whole genome shotgun sequence DNA encodes the following proteins:
- the LOC139579538 gene encoding uncharacterized protein yields MSTLDNQDIYKAVGAAVLGFISGVPGGYLLSSTMAAELGGLGPPPEDINKGESEADKGFITFLTLLIGMFLMLFLPMVVGGILCLAASMAIRKAGETEPDATEVAAVVTVVLMGTSAICGGVGFLLETAIGGLTDILTVYQYTVEMAVKVIFIVVSPFMAALAAGVSVQFGKGAVKLRAAAGIGTGILAALKSQSILGHWGTMGALFGPAAAAGVALSAALRRSSSSYGKAGRLGATLGAMCATWFGRWTLSYFTVWILIWIFLISLLSLVVVDPTRPANQGERISDTMSAEEI; encoded by the exons ATGTCAACGTTGGACAATCAGG ATATCTATAAAGCTGTAGGAGCGGCGGTGCTGGGCTTCATCTCTGGCGTACCCGGAGGTTACCTACTATCCTCCACAATGGCAGCAGAACTCGGTGGCCTGGGCCCTCCGCCGGAAGACATTAACAAGGGAGAATCAGAGGCAGACAAAGGGTTCATCACCTTCCTGACCCTCTTGATAGGAATGTTCCTGATGTTGTTTCTGCCCATGGTAGTAGGAGGAATACTGTGCCTCGCTGCCTCCATGGCAATCAGGAAGGCCGGGGAGACTGAGCCGGACGCTACGGAGGTGGCTGCGGTCGTAACAGTGGTTCTGATGGGGACCTCTGCTATATGCGGAGGTGTGGGATTCCTCTTGGAGACAGCCATTGGAGGACTGACTGACATCCTCACCGTGTACcaatacactgtagaaatggcgGTGAAAGTCATCTTTATTGTCGTGTCACCTTTTATGGCTGCGTTGGCAGCCGGGGTGTCGGTTCAGTTCGGTAAGGGAGCCGTCAAACTGAGGGCAGCAGCAGGCATAGGAACAGGGATACTAGCGGCCTTGAAGTCCCAGTCAATCCTGGGGCACTGGGGCACTATGGGGGCTCTGTTTGGTCCGGCGGCAGCTGCAGGGGTGGCTCTGTCCGCTGCTCTGAGACGCAGCAGCAGTAGCTATGGGAAGGCAGGGAGACTCGGGGCAACACTGGGGGCAATGTGCGCCACCTGGTTTGGGAGATGGACTCTGAGTTATTTCACGGTGTGGATTTTAATATGGATCTTTCTGATCTCACTGCTGTCCCTGGTAGTTGTGGACCCTACCAGACCAGCTAATCAAGGAGAACGAATCTCAGATACAATGTCAGCAGAGGAGATTTAG